The Lutra lutra chromosome 10, mLutLut1.2, whole genome shotgun sequence genome contains a region encoding:
- the LOC125078568 gene encoding olfactory receptor 4C11-like, which produces MWQNISVTEFILLGLAQEPMKKKMVFVIFFIFYVGTMIGNLLIIVTIKFSRTLRSPMYYFLFYLSLADSCFSTTTAPRLIVDSLSAQRTISYNECMVQVFALHLFGCMEIFVLILMAVDRYVAICKPLHYSTIMRQQVCTTLIILAWIGSFIHSIAQIILALRMPFCGPNLIDHYCCDLQPLLELACMDKYMINLLMVSNSGAICSSSFVILMISYIVILHSLRNHSAEGRKKALSTCTSHIIVVILFFGPCIFIYTRPPTTFPMDKMVTVFYTIGTPFLNPLIYTLRNAEVKSAMRKLWHIKITTESKK; this is translated from the coding sequence atgtggcaaaatatCAGCGTAACTGAATTCATACTGTTAGGATTGGCCCAAGAGCCTATGAAAAAGAAGATGGTATTTGTaatcttcttcattttctatgtGGGAACCATGATAGGGAATTTGCTTATTATTGTGACCATCAAGTTCAGCCGGACACTTCGGAGCCCCAtgtattatttcctattttacttGTCCCTTGCTGATTCCTGCTTCTCAACTACAACAGCCCCCAGACTAATTGTGGATTCACTCTCTGCACAAAGAACCATATCTTACAACGAATGCATGGTTCAAGTCTTTGCACTACATTTATTTGGCTGTATGGAGATCTTTGTGCTCATCCTCATGGCTGTGGATCGCTATGTGGCCATTTGTAAGCCCTTACATTACTCAACCATCATGAGACAACAGGTCTGCACCACCCTGATCATTCTTGCATGGATagggtcttttatccattctatAGCCCAGATTATCTTGGCATTGAGAATGCCTTTCTGTGGACCCAATTTGATTGATCATTACTGCTGTGATTTGCAGCCCTTGCTGGAACTTGCTTGCATGGACAAATATATGATCAATTTATTGATGGTGTCTAACAGTGGGGCCATTTGCTCAAGCAGTTTTGTGATTCTGATGATCTCATACATTGTCATCTTGCATTCACTGAGGAACCACagtgcagaaggaaggaaaaaagctcTCTCTACTTGCACTTCTCACATCATAGTAGTAATCTTATTCTTTGGtccatgtatattcatatatacacgTCCCCCAACCACTTTCCCCATGGACAAGATGGTGACTGTATTTTATACTATTGGAACCCCTTTTCTCAACCCACTCATCTACACACTGAGGAATGCAGAAGTGAAAAGTGCCATGAGAAAGCTCTGGCATATTAAAATTaccacagaaagcaaaaaatga